The following is a genomic window from Candidatus Methylarchaceae archaeon HK02M2.
TCAGTTTCTTGAGTTAACTTAAGAAATATTTCTTCCAAAGTAGAATCCTCGCCTGTTTCGCTGATACGTCTCAGTCTATCCAAATCGCCAGAGACTACATTTCTTCCATAATGAATTATACTGACTCTATTGCATAGTCTTTCAACTGTGTCAAGCATATGTGTTGAGACTAAGACAGACCGATCTTCTTTGAGCATCTCTCTCAATATGTTCTTGATATTATGTTGACCTGTTGGATCAATGCCAATAAGCGGTTCATCAACTATCAAGAAATCAGGATCATGAATAAGAGCGGCTGAGATGGCAAGTTTTTGTTTCATACCTCTTGAATAAGAAACGATGAGATCCTTTCTTCTCTTATACAGATCGAAGAGTTTGAAATAATAGTCGATCTTTTTTTCAATATTATCTGATGAGATATCTCTTATCTTTGCTACGTAACCCAAAAATTCCTCAGCCGTTAAGTATTCAGGTAAAGTAGGATTTTCAGGTAAATAGCCAATACGCATTTTATAATCATAAGGGTTTTCAGAGATGTCTATCCCATCTATCTTTACAATTCCCTTATCCATCTTTAATAAACCTACAATAATCTTTAATGTAGTCGTCTTCCCAGCTCCATTGGGACCCAATAATCCAAATATCTCGCCCCGAGCTATTTTAAGGTCAAGTCCCCTCACCGCTTGATTTCCATTATAACTCTTCCAAAGATTCAAGATTTCAAGCATAATATTAGAACTCATATTACGATCCCTGGATTCATACTATATAAATCGGATCGAAT
Proteins encoded in this region:
- a CDS encoding ABC transporter ATP-binding protein is translated as MSSNIMLEILNLWKSYNGNQAVRGLDLKIARGEIFGLLGPNGAGKTTTLKIIVGLLKMDKGIVKIDGIDISENPYDYKMRIGYLPENPTLPEYLTAEEFLGYVAKIRDISSDNIEKKIDYYFKLFDLYKRRKDLIVSYSRGMKQKLAISAALIHDPDFLIVDEPLIGIDPTGQHNIKNILREMLKEDRSVLVSTHMLDTVERLCNRVSIIHYGRNVVSGDLDRLRRISETGEDSTLEEIFLKLTQETEEVIEEGTKKRRFFGLFGKRK